In Microbulbifer sp. GL-2, the following are encoded in one genomic region:
- a CDS encoding TonB-dependent siderophore receptor — translation MQTYLLKPLSLAIAVALTAPGVFAQEQSEQSPAVDDRAMEEVITTGTRKEGVSPTETLSPVDVVGGDNLADQASFDLTESLAKIAPSFNTQRFPIADGTAFIRPVTLRNLSPDQTLVLVNGTRRHRSALVNLQLAPLGTVNQGAQAVDFSTLPSMAIERVEVLRDGASAQYGSDAIAGVVNIILKDDAEGFGFSAQTGEYFEGDGARNSLAANAGFNLWDKGFVNGTVEYSKADKTWRGVARPDAEFVGSVVGEDLVPLDGLGQRWGDPDVETLKFFVNSGLDVNDDVELYGNFGYSTNDTISDFFYRGPVLDPEHQFTARGTLQVDMPSDPNDPGSVDYLPDPAPQSLIDYIIGQGLNPSDYLVADNSSPSGYVLRNPIYTQFPGGYNPQFGAEIHDISAVVGARGELQNGLTWDLRARVAENEVEYVLKDSINPSLGLLSPTSFKPGTLTQEESSLNADFVKPVDLAFLASPLNVAFGAEWREETYSIGAGDSASTEVGPTAAYFGVGSDGFQGFPTEAVGSYSSESIAAYIDLEADVTDALTLGTALRLEEYDEFGSTSDWKISARYDINERLALRGTVNTGFRAPTPGQVNTLNVTTTADSSGNLIPNGTYPVSHPVAMALGAAELSPEESTSFTLGAVFSPFDNTSITVDYYNIDIEDRLALRNNAIGDAEVELLQGAGVENAALLSGSNANYFVNAYDSEISGIDLAVTSDFEVAGNLLVVDLRHNHNQQEVSNVAENTINASRVFDLENQVPSDRTTLTLDFDTGDIFSGYLRLNRYSSWESTGGLFGPGDASDVYSYGSEILVDLEATFTLYENYKIAIGGENIFDVQPDDEQDGTLQFLGVDQALTSPFGFNGGFWYLRASADF, via the coding sequence ATGCAAACCTATTTGCTAAAACCTTTGTCGCTGGCAATCGCTGTCGCACTTACGGCTCCAGGCGTCTTTGCGCAGGAGCAAAGCGAGCAATCCCCGGCTGTCGATGACCGGGCGATGGAAGAGGTGATTACTACCGGTACCCGCAAGGAGGGTGTCTCTCCTACAGAAACTCTGTCCCCAGTCGATGTAGTCGGTGGTGATAACCTGGCTGATCAGGCCAGTTTTGACCTGACAGAATCTCTGGCAAAAATTGCCCCTTCCTTTAATACCCAGCGTTTCCCAATTGCGGATGGAACAGCATTTATTCGTCCAGTGACCCTGCGCAACTTATCTCCGGACCAGACACTGGTGCTGGTTAACGGTACACGTAGGCACCGTTCAGCCCTTGTAAACTTACAACTTGCTCCGCTGGGAACGGTTAACCAGGGTGCCCAGGCTGTGGATTTTTCCACGCTGCCATCTATGGCCATAGAAAGGGTAGAAGTGCTGCGTGATGGCGCCTCGGCCCAATATGGCTCTGACGCTATTGCCGGAGTAGTGAATATTATCTTAAAGGATGATGCAGAAGGTTTTGGCTTTTCTGCACAAACTGGTGAGTATTTTGAAGGAGATGGGGCCCGTAACAGCTTAGCGGCCAATGCAGGCTTTAACCTCTGGGATAAGGGCTTTGTCAATGGCACTGTGGAATATTCCAAGGCCGATAAAACCTGGCGCGGTGTCGCCCGCCCCGATGCCGAATTTGTCGGATCTGTGGTTGGAGAAGATCTGGTGCCGCTCGACGGGCTTGGCCAGCGCTGGGGTGATCCAGATGTGGAGACATTGAAATTTTTTGTAAACAGCGGCTTGGATGTTAATGATGATGTCGAGCTGTACGGAAATTTTGGTTACTCAACCAACGATACTATTTCAGACTTCTTCTATCGTGGTCCAGTACTTGACCCGGAACATCAATTTACCGCTCGCGGTACTTTACAGGTGGATATGCCCAGTGATCCTAATGACCCTGGAAGTGTCGACTATTTGCCAGATCCGGCACCGCAGTCGTTGATTGATTACATTATTGGCCAGGGGTTAAACCCATCCGATTATTTGGTAGCCGATAATTCCAGCCCCAGTGGATATGTGTTGCGCAACCCCATCTACACCCAGTTCCCTGGCGGCTATAACCCCCAGTTCGGTGCAGAAATTCACGATATTTCCGCCGTGGTAGGTGCTCGAGGTGAATTGCAAAATGGACTGACCTGGGACCTACGTGCGCGGGTCGCGGAGAATGAGGTGGAATATGTACTGAAAGATTCTATCAACCCCAGCCTCGGTTTGTTGTCGCCCACCAGTTTTAAGCCGGGCACTCTTACCCAGGAAGAGTCCAGCCTTAATGCGGATTTTGTGAAACCTGTGGATTTAGCTTTTTTAGCTTCACCGCTAAACGTAGCCTTTGGTGCTGAGTGGAGAGAGGAAACCTATTCAATCGGCGCCGGTGACTCTGCTTCCACTGAAGTGGGCCCGACGGCAGCCTATTTTGGAGTGGGCTCAGATGGATTCCAGGGCTTCCCCACTGAGGCTGTCGGCAGTTACAGTAGTGAGAGTATTGCTGCTTATATTGACCTAGAAGCGGACGTAACTGATGCACTGACGCTAGGTACGGCATTGCGTCTTGAAGAGTATGATGAGTTTGGGTCTACCTCCGACTGGAAGATTTCAGCCCGCTATGACATCAATGAGCGCCTCGCCCTGCGGGGTACTGTAAATACTGGTTTCCGCGCGCCCACTCCTGGGCAGGTCAACACCCTGAATGTCACTACAACCGCAGATTCCAGTGGTAACCTGATCCCGAATGGTACATATCCGGTCAGTCACCCGGTTGCTATGGCATTGGGTGCTGCGGAGTTAAGCCCAGAGGAATCCACCAGTTTTACCTTGGGTGCGGTTTTTTCACCGTTTGATAACACCAGCATTACTGTCGATTACTACAACATTGATATCGAGGATCGCCTGGCCTTGCGTAATAATGCGATCGGGGATGCCGAAGTTGAACTCCTTCAGGGGGCGGGAGTGGAAAATGCGGCACTTTTGAGTGGTAGTAATGCCAACTATTTTGTCAACGCCTATGACTCTGAGATTTCGGGTATCGACCTGGCAGTTACCAGTGATTTTGAGGTGGCGGGCAATTTATTAGTAGTAGATTTACGCCATAATCATAACCAGCAGGAAGTGAGTAATGTGGCAGAAAATACCATCAATGCCTCCAGGGTTTTTGACCTGGAAAATCAGGTGCCCAGTGATCGCACCACACTAACGTTGGATTTTGATACTGGAGATATCTTCAGCGGTTATTTACGTCTGAATCGTTATAGTAGCTGGGAGTCAACAGGGGGGCTGTTTGGGCCGGGTGATGCTTCGGATGTTTATAGCTACGGTAGTGAGATACTGGTGGACCTGGAGGCAACCTTCACGCTCTATGAGAACTACAAAATTGCCATCGGTGGTGAGAATATCTTTGACGTACAGCCTGATGACGAACAGGATGGAACCTTGCAGTTCCTGGGCGTAGATCAGGCATTGACCTCACCTTTTGGCTTCAACGGCGGCTTCTGGTATTTGCGTGCCAGTGCTGATTTCTAA
- a CDS encoding glycerophosphodiester phosphodiesterase, whose protein sequence is MTPGTLFCFAHRGYPRRASENTLQAIGHALELSVGGIEVDIWNVGGELLVKHDRRLGRLLAGSELITEMRPEALRERPLPCGNTIPTLQEVMELVGDSAQLNIEIKGPDCAALLAQEIRGFVSDKGTTFDQYIISSFDHRQLYECLRLLPEVRRGVLISGVPLDLATCTAPLQAYSLHTNLDFICADLLADARQRGLKNYVFTVNNPSDLAMLAAQGVDGVFSDEPQIVLDFNTRILAGGVSG, encoded by the coding sequence ATGACTCCCGGCACCTTATTCTGCTTCGCGCACCGTGGTTACCCGCGCCGAGCCAGCGAAAATACCCTACAGGCTATTGGCCACGCACTGGAACTATCAGTCGGAGGTATTGAAGTTGATATTTGGAATGTGGGTGGCGAACTTCTAGTGAAACATGACCGGCGCCTGGGCCGTTTGCTTGCCGGCTCTGAGTTAATTACTGAGATGCGCCCCGAGGCACTACGGGAGAGACCCCTTCCCTGTGGTAATACCATTCCAACTCTTCAGGAAGTAATGGAACTGGTCGGTGACAGTGCCCAATTGAACATTGAAATTAAAGGCCCTGACTGCGCGGCCTTGCTAGCTCAGGAAATACGTGGCTTTGTCTCAGACAAAGGCACTACTTTCGATCAGTATATTATTTCCTCCTTCGATCACCGCCAGCTCTATGAGTGTCTGCGCCTGCTGCCAGAAGTGCGACGTGGAGTATTAATCAGTGGGGTGCCCCTGGACCTGGCCACTTGCACCGCGCCACTACAGGCCTACTCACTACACACCAACCTGGATTTTATTTGTGCAGATCTGCTTGCCGATGCCAGGCAACGAGGTCTTAAGAATTATGTATTTACTGTTAATAACCCCAGTGACTTGGCAATGCTGGCCGCACAGGGGGTGGACGGTGTCTTTTCTGATGAGCCACAAATAGTGCTGGACTTTAATACGCGGATACTTGCAGGTGGAGTGTCCGGCTAA
- a CDS encoding flavin reductase family protein encodes MTTERSPIITPSAHQGRLLRDTLGQFATGVTVITTQDTNGQPAGMTANSFNSVSLDPALVLWSIDKQSLGYEAFTTREHFAVHVLRADQQHVSNLFAGRGADKFGQVHWYEGPNGIPRLDECAAYFHCRRLQCIEGGDHTILLGEVLEFAAPGGEPLVFHRGRYRALAGD; translated from the coding sequence ATGACGACAGAAAGAAGCCCCATCATTACACCATCTGCCCATCAAGGCCGCCTATTGCGCGACACACTGGGCCAGTTTGCCACTGGTGTCACCGTCATTACTACACAAGACACTAACGGCCAACCTGCGGGAATGACCGCCAACAGTTTTAATTCTGTATCCCTGGACCCTGCACTGGTGCTATGGAGTATCGATAAGCAATCCCTCGGCTACGAAGCATTTACCACCCGCGAGCACTTCGCTGTGCATGTTCTACGTGCCGACCAACAACATGTTTCCAACCTGTTTGCCGGTCGCGGAGCGGACAAATTTGGCCAGGTGCACTGGTACGAAGGCCCAAATGGTATTCCCCGCCTGGACGAGTGCGCGGCCTACTTCCACTGTCGCCGCCTACAGTGCATCGAGGGTGGGGATCACACTATTCTATTGGGTGAAGTATTAGAGTTTGCCGCTCCCGGAGGTGAACCATTGGTTTTCCATCGCGGCCGCTACCGCGCCCTGGCCGGTGATTAA